The following are from one region of the Hyalangium gracile genome:
- a CDS encoding kelch repeat-containing protein codes for MRKFRVMWAEVTTAVLLGVAVLQGTACGPAGDTAESPEAQELATTSDSLLNGNIICSHPEVGVITNGYMKCTAELIAPDMILTNAGCVGFVTDEDGSTPYSFRINSYGETCGTSAEYYQVKRIRSFVGSAAENDSTGLKDNIAVAQLVRPIPSQLASPMNLYSGAMPPLGTPATIIGHGGRDTASCAISASDLKKGSVSIEIDSLIWENLRDSYTPITGSACGGDGGGPVFTGPDRNIFWLIAGGNGAATWFGEVWRLAPQIEDVMEGWSCSNGVWWDGSGVTKNERYPYAHVCGADKQNYECNPTLGDWQSLGGQCGNDTSCQCAGGVALGGIAVDPSRTTCGSTMCGTDQRVYQCTSGGWQVVAASQCGSQLWSQGAPLLKAREGHTATLLPGGKVFVAGGIGTSGLLNHAETYDPATGAWTATGTLIQARSHHTATMLSTGKVLVAGGAGASGAMTHAELYTPSTGTWAATGALLQARQGHVATVLTNGKVLVTGGTGPSGALASAELYNPATGTWAATGALSHARSGHTATVLSNGKVLVVGGASTSPLNQAELYDPATGVWSTTGPLLLARRDHTATLLPNGKVLVAGGNGSSGSSMAMAELYDPATGAWSVTGAMNERRELHTATLLPSGKVQVAGGADNVSGAFQASVEEYDPAAGTWSVTKSLAQGRSAHTATLLADGRVLATGGTHAPDLLSSSELYGTGVGSWTSATSMLEPRRAHTATLLANGKVLVAGGLNATVYLTSGEVYDPATNAWMATGAFTQARAYHTATLLPTGKVLLAGGLSTGSARLNSAQVYDPATNAWSATGAFVGPRHLHTATLLQDGRVLLVGGSGASGALATAQLYTPATGTWTATGSLAKARYYHTATLLPDGKVLVAGGTNGTTTLPNTAELYNPATGTWTAVTMLTRYAHAAALLPDGKVFVLGGTNGTAFYNTTQQRDPATGVWSVGGTMVQARYLQSATVLPSGLVLIAGGGSNTTTWHSSAELYNPVTNTSTATGSLAQARRWHTATLLPGGRVLVVGGEYPANTSLATVELY; via the coding sequence ATGAGGAAGTTCAGGGTGATGTGGGCGGAAGTAACCACCGCGGTGCTGCTAGGTGTCGCGGTCCTCCAAGGCACGGCCTGTGGACCCGCGGGCGACACGGCCGAGTCCCCAGAGGCCCAGGAGCTCGCGACCACGAGCGACTCGCTGCTCAACGGCAACATCATCTGTAGCCACCCCGAAGTCGGGGTCATCACCAACGGCTACATGAAGTGCACCGCGGAGCTGATCGCTCCGGACATGATCCTCACCAACGCGGGCTGCGTCGGCTTCGTGACGGATGAGGACGGCTCGACGCCCTACTCCTTCCGGATCAACTCCTACGGGGAGACGTGCGGCACCTCGGCCGAGTACTACCAGGTCAAGCGCATCCGCTCCTTCGTCGGCTCGGCCGCGGAGAACGACAGCACCGGCTTGAAGGACAATATCGCCGTCGCCCAGCTGGTGCGCCCCATTCCCTCGCAGCTGGCGTCACCGATGAACCTCTACTCCGGCGCCATGCCGCCCCTGGGCACCCCGGCCACCATCATCGGCCATGGGGGACGCGACACCGCGAGCTGTGCCATCTCCGCCTCGGACCTGAAGAAGGGCTCCGTCTCCATCGAGATCGACAGCCTCATCTGGGAGAACCTTCGCGACTCCTATACCCCCATCACTGGCTCGGCCTGTGGCGGTGACGGCGGAGGCCCCGTCTTCACTGGACCCGATCGGAACATCTTCTGGCTGATTGCCGGTGGCAATGGCGCGGCGACCTGGTTCGGCGAGGTGTGGAGGCTGGCGCCGCAGATCGAAGACGTGATGGAGGGCTGGTCCTGCTCGAACGGCGTCTGGTGGGATGGCAGCGGCGTCACCAAGAACGAGCGCTACCCCTACGCCCACGTGTGCGGGGCGGACAAGCAGAACTACGAGTGCAACCCCACCCTGGGCGACTGGCAGTCGCTCGGGGGCCAGTGTGGCAACGACACGAGCTGCCAGTGCGCGGGGGGCGTCGCCCTGGGCGGCATCGCGGTGGACCCGAGCCGCACCACGTGCGGCTCCACCATGTGCGGCACGGATCAGCGCGTGTACCAGTGCACCTCGGGCGGCTGGCAGGTGGTCGCCGCGAGCCAGTGCGGCAGCCAGCTCTGGAGCCAGGGGGCACCGCTCCTCAAGGCGAGGGAGGGCCACACGGCGACGCTGCTGCCCGGGGGCAAGGTGTTCGTGGCGGGTGGCATCGGCACCAGCGGACTCCTCAACCATGCCGAGACGTATGATCCGGCCACCGGCGCCTGGACCGCGACGGGCACCCTCATCCAGGCGCGCTCCCACCACACGGCGACGATGCTGAGCACGGGCAAGGTGCTCGTGGCGGGCGGGGCCGGCGCCAGCGGCGCCATGACGCACGCGGAGCTCTACACGCCTTCCACCGGCACCTGGGCGGCCACCGGTGCGCTCCTCCAGGCGCGCCAGGGCCATGTGGCCACGGTGCTGACCAATGGCAAGGTGCTGGTGACGGGCGGAACCGGCCCCAGCGGCGCGCTGGCCAGCGCCGAGCTGTACAACCCGGCCACCGGTACCTGGGCGGCCACCGGCGCGCTCTCCCACGCGCGCTCCGGCCACACGGCCACCGTGCTGAGCAATGGCAAGGTGCTCGTGGTGGGAGGGGCCTCCACCAGCCCTCTGAACCAGGCCGAGCTGTACGATCCGGCCACCGGCGTCTGGTCCACCACCGGTCCCCTCCTGCTGGCCCGCCGCGACCACACGGCGACGCTGCTGCCCAACGGCAAGGTGCTCGTGGCGGGCGGCAACGGCAGCAGCGGCAGCTCCATGGCCATGGCCGAGCTGTATGATCCGGCCACGGGCGCGTGGAGCGTCACCGGCGCGATGAACGAGCGCCGTGAGCTCCACACGGCGACGCTGCTGCCCAGCGGCAAGGTGCAGGTGGCCGGTGGAGCCGACAACGTCTCGGGCGCCTTCCAGGCCAGCGTCGAGGAGTATGATCCGGCCGCTGGCACCTGGAGCGTGACGAAGTCGCTCGCGCAGGGGCGCTCCGCCCATACGGCCACGCTGCTGGCGGATGGCCGGGTGCTCGCGACGGGCGGCACTCACGCCCCGGACCTGCTCTCCAGCTCCGAGCTGTATGGCACGGGCGTGGGCTCCTGGACGTCCGCGACGTCGATGCTCGAGCCCCGCCGCGCTCACACGGCGACGCTGCTGGCCAACGGCAAGGTGCTCGTGGCGGGCGGACTGAACGCGACCGTCTACCTCACCAGCGGCGAGGTGTATGACCCGGCCACCAACGCCTGGATGGCCACCGGCGCCTTCACTCAGGCGCGCGCCTACCACACGGCGACACTGCTCCCCACTGGCAAGGTGCTCCTCGCGGGGGGCCTGTCGACTGGCTCGGCCCGGCTCAACAGCGCCCAGGTGTATGACCCGGCCACCAACGCCTGGTCCGCGACCGGCGCCTTCGTCGGGCCCCGCCACCTCCACACGGCCACCCTGCTGCAGGACGGCCGGGTGCTGCTCGTCGGCGGCTCCGGCGCCAGCGGGGCCCTGGCCACGGCGCAGCTCTACACCCCGGCGACCGGCACCTGGACCGCCACCGGCTCGCTGGCCAAGGCCCGCTACTACCACACGGCGACCTTGCTGCCGGATGGCAAGGTGCTCGTGGCGGGAGGGACCAATGGCACCACCACGCTGCCGAACACCGCCGAGCTGTACAACCCGGCCACGGGGACCTGGACGGCCGTGACCATGCTGACCCGCTACGCTCACGCGGCGGCCTTGCTGCCTGATGGCAAGGTGTTCGTGCTGGGCGGCACCAACGGGACCGCCTTCTACAACACGACCCAGCAGCGTGACCCGGCCACGGGCGTCTGGTCCGTTGGCGGCACGATGGTGCAGGCCCGCTATCTGCAGTCGGCGACGGTGCTGCCCAGCGGCCTGGTGCTCATCGCGGGCGGCGGGAGCAACACCACCACCTGGCACTCCAGCGCCGAGCTGTACAACCCGGTCACGAACACCTCGACCGCGACGGGCTCGCTGGCCCAGGCCCGGCGCTGGCATACGGCGACGCTGCTGCCTGGCGGCAGGGTGCTGGTGGTGGGCGGCGAGTATCCGGCCAACACCTCTCTCGCCACCGTCGAGCTGTACTGA
- a CDS encoding sigma-70 family RNA polymerase sigma factor, with translation MASPPDSSAEQCPSPEQLHARALGLLPAQAARVLETDARLGPLLHAHFEASARSRATFEVPDEDFLRALLRQVPPGGEQLETLQAVHAEELALTLGCATGHPVALAEFDQRFGADLRSALKRVDPSPGFIDEAHQAVRERLFLRQDGSAPRIATYAGTGSLSSWVRAVALRLALNHRRAIAHEVPLDERLATGLSAQEPGPELSLLKSQYREAFQQSFRAALATLTEQELNLLRLHFVSGLSLDRLGEMYQVHRATIARWLSRARHQLMHTTQRELHSRLTVDAHELNQILELVRSQLAITLTRALR, from the coding sequence ATGGCGTCGCCCCCTGACTCCTCCGCCGAGCAATGCCCCTCTCCGGAGCAGCTCCATGCCAGGGCCCTGGGGCTGCTGCCGGCGCAGGCCGCGCGCGTGCTGGAGACGGACGCCAGGCTCGGGCCGCTGCTCCACGCGCACTTCGAGGCGAGCGCCCGCTCCCGGGCCACCTTCGAGGTGCCGGACGAGGACTTCCTGAGGGCGCTGCTGCGCCAGGTGCCTCCAGGCGGCGAGCAGCTCGAGACGCTGCAGGCGGTGCATGCCGAGGAGCTCGCGCTCACCCTGGGGTGCGCCACGGGCCACCCGGTGGCGCTGGCCGAGTTCGACCAGCGCTTCGGCGCCGACCTGAGATCGGCCCTGAAGCGGGTGGATCCGTCGCCGGGCTTCATCGACGAGGCGCACCAGGCCGTGCGAGAGCGCCTCTTCCTGCGCCAGGACGGGAGCGCCCCGAGGATCGCCACCTACGCGGGCACCGGCTCGCTGTCGAGCTGGGTGCGCGCGGTGGCGCTGAGGCTGGCCCTCAACCACCGCCGCGCCATCGCTCACGAGGTGCCCCTGGACGAGCGGCTGGCGACGGGGCTGTCGGCGCAGGAGCCCGGGCCGGAGCTGTCCCTGCTCAAGAGCCAGTACCGCGAGGCGTTCCAGCAGTCCTTCCGCGCCGCGCTCGCCACGCTCACCGAGCAGGAGCTCAACCTGCTGCGCCTGCACTTCGTGAGCGGGCTGAGCCTGGATCGGCTGGGGGAGATGTACCAGGTGCACCGTGCCACCATCGCGCGCTGGCTGTCGCGAGCGCGGCACCAGCTGATGCACACCACCCAGCGCGAGCTGCACTCCCGGCTGACCGTGGACGCCCACGAGCTGAACCAGATCCTCGAGCTGGTGCGCAGCCAGCTCGCCATCACCCTGACCCGAGCGCTCCGCTAG
- a CDS encoding serine/threonine-protein kinase translates to MQPPSPSELAACPSEEVLVGLVEGTLQPRQREALDAHLARCSMCFEVVSALAGGSRPGLATPGARPELPPPVLSRGTAVGRYLVLDRIGAGGMGVVYAAYDPELDRKLALKLLAPHVSHGDSSPEGQRLQREARAMARLSHPNVVTVYDVGTAAGQVFVAMELVDGQTLGAWLTAEPRTWRQVVHCFTEAGRGLAAAHAVGLVHRDFKPDNVLVGRDGKVRVTDFGLARAAQPMPGTPPSPQEASAPSESAPRQPPGLHGTSLTGAQAGTPRYMAPEQWLGAATGPWTDQFSFCVALWEALYGEPPFAGTTPAALAQGVIIGRVGAAPARRQGVPASIHAALLRGLQKEPAARHPSMEALLDALESHPARRRRRVLALLAVGALCVALPGVAVWRAERPAELCTGGRARVLEVWGSSAREGVRLGLLASKAPTAESIWEALAQRMDTYTADWASMHREACEATRVRGEQSDELLGRRMLCLDRALQRVTALAHQLEQADATSAGKAVDAALALPPLRKCADAEALLGAPGLPEDAAVRQQVLALREQMAKVKTQGQLGRVQEALASAEALTRTAEALPYRPVQAEALLLEGDLRVQAEQYPKARELLRRAVLRAEAGREDAAAVEAWTTLALLEGTYQTEFAEAHRCVEHAQAGLERLGRQELILSAMLMGARAGLAYGEGHWAESLALDQERVQLLEKALGQDSPELAGALHNLALSLIQAEGRAEEAHEALQRSLVMTERLWKTDSVEFAKIQATLAVIERHRKRYPEARAAYERALDVYGRVLGEHSSTYSLTLGNLALLLSSQGEHEAAIAAYQRAVALQREVKGRQSDTLALLLTNQADAYVEAGRYPEAIEAGREALSIRTAMLGPRHLEVGVTLYVLGVTLRKQGQLPQALEHLQQACDIIAASLPADHPYQGTCWTDIGHTQLLLGRLAQARTLLGRALTLFEGRPEKDQERLKAKVLLAQVQWEEGGSGRKLARQQVLELREQAEKAVRAEIDGWLATHPAPP, encoded by the coding sequence ATGCAGCCTCCCTCGCCCTCAGAGCTCGCGGCCTGTCCCTCCGAAGAGGTGCTGGTAGGCCTCGTCGAGGGCACCCTGCAGCCCAGGCAGCGAGAGGCCCTGGACGCGCACCTGGCCCGGTGCAGCATGTGCTTCGAGGTGGTGTCAGCGCTCGCCGGAGGATCGCGCCCCGGACTGGCCACCCCCGGGGCACGGCCCGAGCTGCCTCCGCCCGTGCTGTCGCGTGGCACCGCCGTGGGGCGCTACCTCGTGCTCGATCGCATCGGCGCGGGTGGCATGGGCGTGGTGTACGCGGCGTATGATCCGGAGCTCGACCGCAAGCTCGCGCTCAAGCTGCTGGCCCCGCATGTCTCTCACGGCGACTCCTCCCCCGAGGGGCAGCGGCTCCAGCGCGAGGCCCGCGCGATGGCTCGCCTGTCCCACCCCAACGTCGTCACCGTGTACGACGTGGGCACCGCCGCGGGGCAGGTGTTCGTGGCCATGGAGCTGGTGGACGGCCAGACCCTGGGGGCCTGGCTGACCGCCGAGCCTCGCACCTGGCGGCAGGTGGTGCACTGCTTCACCGAGGCGGGCCGGGGGCTGGCCGCGGCCCACGCGGTGGGCCTGGTGCACCGGGACTTCAAGCCGGACAACGTGCTCGTCGGACGCGACGGCAAGGTGCGCGTCACCGACTTCGGCCTCGCCCGCGCCGCGCAGCCCATGCCGGGCACGCCCCCGAGCCCCCAGGAGGCCTCGGCCCCGAGCGAGTCCGCGCCACGGCAGCCCCCGGGCCTCCACGGCACGAGCCTCACCGGAGCCCAGGCCGGCACCCCACGCTACATGGCGCCCGAGCAGTGGCTCGGCGCGGCGACGGGCCCCTGGACGGATCAGTTCAGCTTCTGCGTGGCGCTCTGGGAGGCCCTCTACGGCGAGCCACCGTTTGCCGGCACCACCCCCGCGGCGCTCGCCCAGGGAGTAATCATCGGGCGCGTGGGCGCCGCTCCCGCCAGGCGCCAGGGCGTGCCGGCCTCGATCCACGCGGCGCTCCTCCGAGGACTCCAGAAGGAGCCCGCGGCACGTCACCCCTCGATGGAGGCGCTGCTGGACGCGCTGGAGTCCCACCCGGCGCGCCGCCGCCGCCGTGTCCTGGCGCTGCTGGCCGTAGGAGCGCTCTGCGTGGCGCTGCCGGGCGTGGCGGTGTGGCGAGCCGAGCGCCCGGCGGAGCTGTGCACCGGAGGCCGCGCGCGCGTCCTGGAGGTGTGGGGAAGCTCGGCCCGGGAGGGCGTTCGCCTCGGGCTGCTGGCCAGCAAGGCCCCGACGGCGGAGTCCATCTGGGAGGCGCTCGCCCAGCGCATGGACACCTATACGGCGGACTGGGCCTCCATGCACCGCGAGGCCTGCGAGGCCACCCGCGTGCGCGGAGAGCAGTCCGATGAGCTGCTCGGGCGACGCATGCTGTGCCTGGATCGCGCGCTGCAGCGTGTGACGGCGCTGGCGCACCAGCTGGAGCAGGCCGACGCCACCTCCGCGGGCAAGGCGGTGGACGCCGCGCTGGCGCTGCCCCCGCTGCGCAAGTGCGCCGACGCGGAGGCGCTGCTGGGCGCCCCGGGGCTGCCGGAGGATGCGGCGGTCCGCCAGCAGGTGCTCGCCCTGCGCGAGCAGATGGCGAAGGTGAAGACGCAGGGCCAGCTGGGCCGGGTGCAGGAGGCGCTGGCGAGCGCCGAGGCGCTGACCCGGACCGCGGAGGCGCTGCCCTACCGGCCCGTGCAGGCCGAGGCCCTGTTGCTGGAGGGAGATCTCCGGGTCCAGGCCGAGCAGTACCCGAAGGCCCGGGAGCTGCTGCGCCGAGCCGTGCTCCGGGCGGAGGCGGGGCGCGAGGACGCGGCCGCCGTGGAGGCCTGGACGACCCTGGCGCTGCTCGAAGGCACCTACCAGACGGAGTTCGCCGAGGCGCACCGCTGCGTGGAGCACGCTCAGGCAGGGCTCGAGCGGCTCGGCCGCCAGGAGCTGATCCTCTCGGCGATGCTGATGGGAGCGCGCGCGGGCCTGGCGTACGGGGAAGGGCACTGGGCCGAGTCGCTCGCGCTGGATCAGGAGCGGGTCCAGCTCCTGGAGAAGGCGCTGGGCCAGGACTCGCCCGAGCTCGCCGGGGCGCTGCACAACCTGGCCCTCTCGCTCATCCAGGCCGAGGGCCGCGCGGAAGAGGCCCATGAGGCGCTTCAGCGCTCCCTGGTCATGACGGAGCGCCTGTGGAAGACCGACTCCGTGGAGTTCGCCAAGATCCAGGCCACGCTCGCCGTGATTGAGCGCCACCGCAAGCGCTACCCCGAGGCTCGCGCCGCCTACGAGCGGGCGCTGGACGTCTATGGCCGCGTGCTGGGAGAGCACTCGTCGACCTACAGCCTGACCCTGGGCAACCTGGCCCTCCTGCTGTCGTCCCAGGGCGAGCACGAGGCCGCGATCGCCGCCTACCAGCGCGCCGTGGCCCTCCAGCGCGAAGTCAAGGGGCGCCAGTCCGATACGCTCGCCCTGCTCCTGACGAACCAGGCGGACGCATACGTGGAGGCGGGACGCTATCCCGAGGCCATAGAGGCCGGCCGCGAGGCGCTCTCCATCCGCACCGCGATGCTGGGGCCGCGCCACCTGGAGGTAGGGGTGACGCTGTACGTGCTGGGCGTGACGCTCCGCAAGCAGGGCCAGCTCCCCCAGGCGCTGGAGCACCTCCAGCAGGCGTGTGACATCATCGCGGCCTCTCTCCCCGCGGATCACCCCTACCAGGGCACCTGCTGGACCGACATCGGCCACACGCAGCTGCTGCTCGGCCGGCTCGCGCAGGCGCGCACCCTGCTTGGCCGTGCACTGACGCTCTTCGAGGGTCGCCCCGAGAAAGACCAGGAGCGGCTGAAGGCGAAGGTGCTCCTGGCGCAGGTGCAGTGGGAGGAAGGCGGCTCGGGGCGCAAGCTCGCGCGGCAGCAGGTGCTGGAGCTGCGCGAGCAGGCGGAGAAAGCCGTGCGCGCCGAGATCGATGGCTGGCTCGCCACCCACCCTGCGCCGCCGTGA
- a CDS encoding DUF3592 domain-containing protein — MAKSESNPTLTGGILTIVFFVFLVIFVDSAWVLGQHLWLKAFGAQAEGRVIGADSFRKKDRKGKAYKVSVYRYAFEDAQGYTHEGVTGQKSFLFGDRRSVSAWEPGTYASAPRVTVLYLPGNPRLSWVPAYERELGGSIFLTVLLLFFLTLTGGGALAILRKDLLATASSNPGKAGGAVPPPHAPQGASASRSSPGKKKKKGGKRRRK; from the coding sequence ATGGCGAAGTCAGAGTCAAATCCCACGCTGACGGGGGGCATCCTGACCATCGTCTTCTTCGTCTTCCTCGTCATCTTCGTCGACTCGGCCTGGGTGCTGGGACAGCACCTCTGGCTGAAGGCCTTCGGAGCGCAGGCCGAGGGCCGGGTGATCGGCGCTGATTCCTTCCGGAAGAAGGATCGCAAGGGCAAGGCGTACAAGGTCTCCGTCTACAGGTACGCCTTCGAGGACGCCCAGGGGTACACCCACGAGGGCGTGACGGGACAGAAGTCCTTCTTGTTCGGCGACAGGCGCTCGGTCTCCGCGTGGGAGCCGGGGACCTACGCGAGCGCGCCCCGGGTGACCGTGCTCTACCTGCCTGGCAACCCGCGGCTCTCCTGGGTCCCCGCGTACGAGCGGGAGCTGGGCGGCAGCATCTTCCTCACCGTCCTCCTGCTCTTCTTCCTGACACTGACGGGCGGGGGGGCGCTCGCCATCCTGAGGAAGGACCTCCTCGCGACAGCGAGCAGCAATCCGGGGAAGGCAGGGGGCGCCGTGCCCCCGCCCCACGCTCCCCAGGGTGCCTCCGCATCGCGGTCCTCCCCGGGGAAGAAGAAGAAGAAGGGCGGGAAGCGAAGGAGGAAGTGA
- a CDS encoding metallophosphoesterase — protein MRGTALPRLSFGLALMIGLVSSVDGAWAATKSSAWTVSGGPFFWLNNPRFTLTLSQTALVTVDLESPSVDPFLWVLDAAGGVILGNDNDSGDGTNSRLTLLLGPGKYQVVAATAGFDQTGDFTLRTSHGSLSYCFTAFTDSNYAGTASIFCGGTGSFLNDEYSSFRIPKGMRLRAFEHSDRTGLSRTYYQDVPSLGGLFNDKISAFSWGDLSTNDFYMLFASDPQFSWKLCDDYDVPAQLCAQETHMFGSMSEEELARYYNSNLVIALNAVKAHLGDSKVAGVVVNGDLTETGDKDTDLGDYVSIYERGLDMNLYAGLGNHDYDNYVDDCSENHCNSTMVWHLKEQVRTYGTFLFDYSESDDYYEFPSYRRDHSGSLAYSWDVGDVHFVQLNNHPSYARTWDGWNFSEARRDYFTIRSALSWLRFDLTLATSRGKKIILNLHDFDTDAGNAEFKDILAAYPVSAIYSGHEHSHFGRIQELGPYAGGKMLPVFRSGAAHYGTFMVARFLNGKMYVWLMSVDQFNQGRKLRVHYNGALHDATNLDAIFNVSGTRYYQYVYDMR, from the coding sequence ATGCGCGGTACTGCCTTGCCCCGCCTCTCCTTCGGACTGGCGTTGATGATCGGTCTGGTGTCTTCCGTGGATGGCGCCTGGGCCGCGACGAAGAGCAGTGCCTGGACCGTCTCGGGGGGCCCGTTCTTCTGGCTCAACAACCCTCGGTTCACGCTCACGCTCTCGCAGACGGCGCTCGTCACCGTCGATCTGGAGTCTCCCAGCGTCGACCCCTTCCTCTGGGTGCTGGACGCGGCGGGAGGCGTCATCCTGGGCAACGACAATGACAGCGGAGATGGCACCAACAGCCGCCTCACGCTCCTTCTCGGCCCGGGCAAGTATCAGGTGGTCGCGGCGACCGCCGGCTTCGATCAGACCGGAGACTTCACGCTCCGCACGAGCCATGGGAGCCTCTCGTACTGCTTCACCGCGTTCACGGACAGCAACTACGCCGGCACGGCGTCGATCTTCTGTGGCGGCACTGGCTCGTTCCTGAACGATGAGTACTCATCGTTCCGCATCCCCAAGGGCATGAGGCTCCGGGCCTTCGAGCACAGCGACCGTACGGGGCTGAGCAGGACCTACTACCAGGACGTTCCCTCCCTGGGAGGCCTCTTCAACGACAAGATCTCCGCCTTCTCCTGGGGCGACCTCTCGACGAATGACTTCTACATGCTCTTCGCGTCGGACCCGCAGTTCAGCTGGAAGCTCTGCGACGACTATGACGTCCCCGCGCAGCTCTGCGCCCAGGAGACCCATATGTTTGGCTCGATGTCCGAGGAGGAGCTCGCCAGGTACTACAACTCCAATCTGGTCATCGCCCTCAACGCGGTGAAGGCCCACCTCGGTGACTCGAAGGTGGCGGGCGTGGTCGTCAACGGAGATCTCACCGAGACCGGCGACAAGGACACGGACCTGGGCGACTACGTCTCCATCTACGAGCGCGGGCTGGACATGAACCTGTACGCGGGGCTGGGCAACCACGACTACGACAACTACGTGGATGACTGTTCCGAGAACCACTGCAACTCGACGATGGTGTGGCACTTGAAGGAGCAGGTCCGCACGTACGGCACCTTCCTGTTCGACTACTCCGAGAGCGACGACTACTACGAGTTCCCGTCGTACCGCAGGGACCATAGCGGGAGCCTCGCGTACTCGTGGGATGTGGGCGACGTCCACTTCGTCCAGCTCAACAACCACCCGTCCTATGCGAGGACCTGGGACGGCTGGAACTTCAGCGAGGCGCGAAGGGACTACTTCACGATCCGGTCCGCCCTGAGCTGGCTGCGGTTCGATCTGACGCTGGCGACCAGCCGGGGGAAGAAGATCATCCTGAACCTGCATGACTTCGACACGGACGCGGGCAATGCCGAGTTCAAGGACATCCTCGCGGCTTATCCGGTGTCGGCGATCTACTCAGGCCACGAGCACTCCCACTTCGGGAGGATCCAGGAGCTCGGGCCGTACGCCGGCGGCAAGATGCTCCCTGTCTTCCGCAGCGGCGCCGCCCACTACGGCACCTTCATGGTCGCTCGCTTCTTGAACGGAAAGATGTACGTCTGGTTGATGAGCGTCGACCAGTTCAACCAGGGGAGGAAGCTGCGCGTGCACTACAATGGGGCCCTCCACGACGCCACGAACCTCGACGCGATCTTCAACGTGAGCGGCACGCGCTACTACCAGTACGTCTACGACATGCGCTGA
- a CDS encoding metallophosphoesterase family protein, with protein MRAAFFGGIYNNHLALAAAMADARARGVDALYCLGDVGGFGPHPDRSLELLRASGMPTVQGNYDHSIGLGLEDCGCGYTDPRDNHFARISYAYTQEKTSSVHRPWLAGLPERLSVDAEGTRLVMVHGSPRQQNEFLWESTTPDPFLERLLEQAGADVLLCTHTGLHWQRRLRSGRRVVNVGALGRPANDGATHVWYALLDTRKPEPVELIPVAYDFHQLVREMREERLPEEFVETILTGWWTTCLEILPARERLRGRY; from the coding sequence ATGCGCGCGGCCTTCTTCGGCGGCATCTACAACAACCACCTGGCCCTGGCGGCGGCCATGGCGGACGCGCGGGCCCGAGGCGTGGACGCGCTCTACTGCCTGGGCGACGTGGGCGGCTTCGGCCCGCACCCGGACCGCTCGCTCGAGCTGCTGCGCGCCAGCGGCATGCCCACGGTGCAGGGCAACTACGATCACTCCATCGGCCTGGGGCTGGAAGACTGCGGCTGCGGCTACACGGATCCGCGAGACAACCACTTCGCGCGCATCAGCTACGCGTACACCCAGGAGAAGACGTCCTCGGTGCACCGGCCCTGGCTGGCGGGGCTGCCCGAGCGCCTCTCGGTGGACGCCGAGGGCACCCGGCTGGTGATGGTGCACGGCTCGCCCCGGCAGCAGAACGAGTTCCTCTGGGAGAGCACCACGCCCGACCCCTTCCTGGAGCGGCTGCTCGAGCAGGCAGGGGCGGACGTGCTGCTGTGCACCCACACCGGGCTGCACTGGCAGCGGCGGCTGCGCTCGGGGCGGCGGGTGGTGAACGTGGGAGCCCTGGGCCGGCCCGCCAACGACGGCGCCACGCACGTCTGGTACGCGCTGCTCGACACGCGCAAGCCCGAGCCGGTGGAGCTCATCCCCGTGGCGTACGACTTCCACCAGCTCGTCCGCGAGATGCGCGAGGAGCGCCTCCCGGAGGAGTTCGTGGAGACGATCCTCACGGGCTGGTGGACCACGTGTCTGGAGATCCTCCCAGCCCGGGAGCGGCTGCGCGGCCGGTATTGA